From a single Nocardioides panacis genomic region:
- a CDS encoding MFS transporter encodes MSSDSSTAVRRSLLRDRSFRSFFLADTVSQLGDRVSELAFPLIAVLVLHATPAQVSVLTALVWLPNLASVFVGAWIDRQPHKKRLLVVADLLRAALLLTVPVAFALDGITLVQLYVVALLTGAAAVLFNTTYPSFFILLVDRADYLDANSKLSASRSASFVAGPALGGVLVQALSAPVALLADAVSFLWSALLIARVKITRTPTPGPAEEEGATPATLWQDARSGLSYVLHDRVLRGILGCATTVNYFTFASGALVVLFASRGLDLSAGMIGLGLGIGAVGALLGAIAAPVLSGRFGVGRTAIVGGVMFPASIAILALASGPSWSRIGLLVVSEFFSGLGVMLYDVNLNSVMATVIPDHLRSRVSGAFSAVNYGIRPLGALTGGLLATLVGLRPTLWFAAVGGSLCVLWLRGSGIPGARTLDDLVPAASPAPGLARG; translated from the coding sequence GTGAGCAGCGACTCGTCGACCGCCGTCCGGCGGTCGCTTCTGCGGGACCGGTCGTTCCGGTCCTTCTTCCTCGCCGACACGGTGTCCCAGCTCGGGGACCGCGTCTCCGAGCTGGCGTTCCCGCTGATCGCGGTGCTCGTCCTGCACGCGACGCCGGCCCAGGTGTCGGTGCTCACCGCGCTGGTGTGGCTGCCCAACCTGGCCTCGGTGTTCGTCGGTGCCTGGATCGACCGGCAGCCGCACAAGAAGCGGCTGCTGGTGGTCGCGGACCTGCTGCGCGCGGCGCTGCTGCTCACCGTGCCGGTCGCGTTCGCGCTCGACGGCATCACGCTGGTCCAGCTGTACGTCGTCGCGCTCCTCACCGGCGCGGCGGCGGTGCTGTTCAACACGACGTACCCGTCCTTCTTCATCCTGCTCGTCGACCGGGCGGACTACCTCGACGCGAACAGCAAGCTGAGTGCCAGCCGCTCGGCGTCGTTCGTCGCCGGCCCGGCGCTGGGCGGCGTCCTGGTGCAGGCGCTGTCCGCACCGGTCGCGCTGCTCGCCGACGCCGTGTCGTTCCTCTGGTCGGCGCTGCTCATCGCCCGGGTCAAGATCACCCGGACCCCGACGCCCGGCCCCGCCGAGGAGGAGGGCGCGACCCCGGCGACGCTGTGGCAGGACGCCCGCTCCGGTCTGTCCTACGTGCTGCACGACCGGGTGCTGCGCGGCATCCTCGGCTGCGCGACCACGGTCAACTACTTCACCTTCGCCTCCGGCGCGCTGGTCGTGCTCTTCGCCAGCCGGGGCCTGGACCTGTCCGCGGGGATGATCGGTCTCGGCCTCGGCATCGGCGCCGTCGGGGCGCTGCTCGGCGCCATTGCCGCCCCGGTGCTGTCCGGCCGGTTCGGGGTGGGCCGCACCGCGATCGTCGGCGGGGTGATGTTCCCGGCCTCGATCGCGATCCTGGCGCTCGCGTCCGGACCCTCGTGGTCCCGGATCGGGCTGCTGGTGGTCTCGGAGTTCTTCTCGGGGCTGGGCGTGATGCTCTACGACGTCAACCTGAACTCCGTGATGGCGACGGTGATCCCTGACCACCTGCGCAGCCGGGTGTCCGGGGCGTTCTCCGCGGTCAACTACGGCATCCGGCCGCTCGGTGCGCTCACCGGCGGGCTGCTCGCCACCCTGGTCGGGCTGCGCCCCACGCTGTGGTTCGCGGCCGTCGGCGGCTCGTTGTGCGTGCTCTGGCTGCGCGGCTCGGGCATCCCGGGCGCCCGGACCCTCGACGACCTCGTCCCCGCGGCCAGCCCCGCCCCCGGCCTGGCCCGAGGCTGA